In Agrobacterium sp. RAC06, a single window of DNA contains:
- the phoR gene encoding phosphate regulon sensor histidine kinase PhoR codes for MQDDRGDGWRKDLRRLLSAWVYILAAAVLSVSAWATGAATGYAILLFVLLFLLVVFRQLPEGDTPAAPTLTVAEPDPPADPLPLILASLDGLDMPIFVLSPEAELIAQNQAAQKVFGELVVGLHVSTRWRSPGILDMIRETIETAQPNQIEHSERHPSERVYVVRVAPIDADKAAGASYFLLSFKDISELRRLDRMRSDFVANASHELRTPLASLRGFIETMQGPARDDAKAKDRFLAIMLDQANRMSRLVDDLLSLSRLELKAHVAPDQRVELAPILGHVRDSLAPLAAELGVEIRLDLPEEKIEVLGERDELVEVFENLIENACKYGQDGEVVEVALRRDAGGATEVSVRDHGPGIPAEHVPRLTERFYRVNVEDSRSKKGTGLGLAIVKHILTRHRARLVVKSELGSGSVFTVRF; via the coding sequence ATGCAGGATGATAGGGGTGACGGTTGGCGCAAGGATCTCCGGCGGCTGCTTTCGGCCTGGGTCTATATTCTCGCTGCCGCTGTCCTTTCGGTCAGTGCCTGGGCGACCGGTGCTGCCACCGGCTATGCGATACTGCTGTTCGTCCTGCTCTTCCTGCTCGTGGTTTTTCGGCAGCTGCCCGAGGGCGACACGCCGGCTGCGCCGACGCTAACCGTTGCGGAGCCCGATCCGCCGGCTGATCCGCTTCCCCTTATCCTTGCATCGCTCGACGGCCTCGACATGCCGATCTTCGTCCTCAGTCCTGAGGCCGAGTTGATTGCCCAGAACCAGGCCGCTCAGAAGGTGTTCGGCGAGCTCGTCGTCGGCCTGCATGTCTCGACCCGTTGGCGCTCCCCCGGGATCCTCGACATGATCCGGGAGACGATCGAAACCGCTCAGCCCAACCAGATCGAGCACTCCGAGCGTCACCCTTCCGAACGAGTCTATGTGGTGCGGGTCGCGCCGATCGATGCCGACAAGGCGGCTGGCGCATCCTATTTCCTTCTGTCGTTCAAGGATATCTCGGAGCTGCGCCGTCTTGATCGCATGCGCAGCGACTTCGTTGCCAATGCCAGTCACGAATTGCGCACGCCGCTCGCATCGCTGCGCGGGTTTATCGAAACCATGCAGGGGCCGGCCCGCGACGATGCGAAGGCCAAGGACCGGTTTCTCGCCATCATGCTCGATCAGGCAAACCGCATGAGCCGCCTGGTGGACGATCTCCTGTCCCTGTCGCGGCTGGAGCTCAAGGCCCATGTCGCACCGGACCAGAGGGTGGAGCTCGCGCCGATCCTTGGCCATGTCAGGGACAGCCTCGCTCCGCTGGCAGCCGAGCTCGGCGTCGAGATCCGCCTCGATCTCCCCGAGGAGAAGATCGAAGTCTTGGGTGAGCGCGACGAGCTCGTTGAGGTCTTCGAAAACCTGATCGAAAACGCCTGCAAATACGGTCAAGACGGCGAAGTGGTCGAGGTTGCGCTCCGCCGCGATGCTGGCGGTGCGACGGAGGTCAGCGTCCGCGACCACGGTCCTGGCATTCCCGCGGAACATGTACCGCGCCTGACCGAACGATTTTACCGCGTCAATGTCGAGGACAGCCGTTCGAAAAAGGGGACCGGGCTCGGCCTTGCGATTGTCAAGCATATCCTCACGCGCCATCGGGCGCGGCTCGTGGTGAAGTCGGAATTGGGCAGTGGCAGCGTCTTCACCGTGCGCTTCTGA
- the ppk2 gene encoding polyphosphate kinase 2, which produces MDAQTEKRAVTLSVGETQQVFDIELPDLPDWIEDKALKSGGFPYDKKLSEKNYAKELTQLQIELVKVQFWMQKTGERVMALFEGRDAAGKGGAIHATLSYMNPRSARVVALTKPTETERGQWYFQRYVSHFPTAGEFVLFDRSWYNRAGVEPVMGFCTPDQYESFLEQVPRFEKLIEREGIRFFKFWLDTGQEMQLKRFHDRRHDPLKCWKLSPMDIAALHKWDDYTKKRDRMLKETHTERAPWTVLHANDKRRARLNLIRHMLLSLDYEGKDVEKIGKLDKKIIGSGPDFLK; this is translated from the coding sequence ATGGACGCGCAAACGGAAAAGAGGGCAGTTACCCTCTCGGTCGGTGAAACCCAGCAGGTCTTCGACATCGAACTGCCGGACCTGCCGGACTGGATCGAAGACAAGGCGCTTAAGTCCGGTGGCTTTCCCTATGACAAGAAGCTCTCCGAAAAGAACTACGCAAAGGAACTCACCCAGCTGCAGATCGAGCTGGTGAAGGTGCAGTTCTGGATGCAGAAGACCGGCGAACGCGTCATGGCCTTGTTCGAGGGCCGGGATGCCGCCGGCAAGGGCGGCGCCATCCATGCGACACTTTCTTATATGAACCCCCGCTCCGCTCGCGTGGTCGCCTTGACCAAGCCGACCGAAACAGAGCGCGGTCAATGGTATTTCCAGCGCTATGTCTCGCACTTTCCAACGGCCGGCGAGTTCGTGCTCTTTGACCGCTCCTGGTATAACCGCGCCGGTGTCGAACCGGTCATGGGCTTCTGCACGCCCGACCAGTACGAGAGCTTTCTCGAGCAGGTGCCGCGCTTCGAGAAGCTGATCGAACGGGAGGGCATCCGGTTCTTCAAGTTCTGGCTGGATACCGGCCAGGAAATGCAGCTCAAGCGCTTCCATGACCGTCGTCACGATCCCCTGAAGTGCTGGAAACTCTCACCAATGGATATTGCAGCCCTGCACAAATGGGACGATTACACGAAGAAGCGCGACCGGATGCTGAAGGAAACCCACACCGAGCGCGCGCCGTGGACGGTTTTGCACGCCAATGACAAGCGCCGCGCGCGGCTAAACCTCATCCGCCACATGCTGCTGTCGCTCGATTACGAAGGCAAGGATGTCGAGAAGATCGGCAAGCTCGACAAGAAAATCATCGGCAGCGGCCCCGACTTCCTGAAGTGA
- a CDS encoding NAD(P)H-dependent flavin oxidoreductase encodes MALPPILKDNLRLPVVASPLFIISHPKLTLAQCKAGIVGSFPALNARPEAQLDEWLAEITEELAAHNAKNPDRPAAPFAVNQIVHMSNKRLEHDLMMCVKYKVPIVISSLGAVPEVNAAVHSYGGIVLHDVINNRHANSAIRKGADGLIAVATGAGGHAGTLSPFALVQEIREWFDGPLLLAGAIANGGAVLAAQAMGADMAYIGSPFIATEEARASDEYKQAIVDAHANDIVYSNYFTGIHGNYLKPSIVAAGMDPDNLPVADPSKMDFDKATTGAKAWKDIWGCGQGIGAVKAVEPVAAVVDRLEREYIGAKKAICG; translated from the coding sequence ATGGCCCTGCCGCCGATCCTGAAAGACAATCTGAGGCTCCCCGTCGTCGCCTCGCCGCTCTTCATCATATCGCATCCGAAACTGACGCTCGCCCAGTGCAAGGCGGGAATCGTCGGCTCGTTCCCAGCGCTGAATGCCCGGCCTGAGGCGCAACTCGACGAATGGCTGGCCGAAATCACCGAGGAACTCGCCGCTCACAATGCGAAGAACCCGGATCGCCCGGCCGCCCCCTTCGCAGTGAACCAGATCGTGCACATGTCGAACAAGCGGCTCGAGCATGACCTGATGATGTGCGTCAAATACAAGGTGCCCATCGTCATCTCCTCGCTCGGCGCCGTGCCGGAGGTGAATGCCGCGGTGCATTCCTATGGCGGTATCGTACTGCATGACGTGATCAACAACCGCCATGCCAATTCGGCGATCCGCAAGGGCGCAGACGGGCTGATTGCGGTGGCGACGGGAGCGGGCGGCCACGCCGGAACGCTCTCGCCTTTTGCCCTCGTCCAGGAAATCCGTGAATGGTTCGATGGACCGCTTTTGCTCGCCGGCGCGATTGCCAATGGCGGTGCGGTGCTCGCTGCCCAGGCAATGGGCGCCGACATGGCCTATATCGGCTCGCCCTTCATTGCGACGGAAGAGGCCCGCGCCTCTGACGAGTACAAGCAGGCAATCGTCGATGCGCATGCCAATGATATTGTCTACTCCAACTACTTTACCGGCATTCACGGCAACTACCTGAAGCCATCGATCGTTGCCGCCGGCATGGATCCTGACAACCTGCCGGTCGCCGATCCGTCGAAGATGGATTTCGACAAGGCGACCACCGGGGCCAAGGCCTGGAAGGATATCTGGGGCTGCGGCCAGGGCATCGGGGCGGTGAAGGCCGTCGAGCCGGTCGCTGCCGTGGTCGATCGGTTGGAGCGCGAATATATAGGCGCAAAAAAGGCGATTTGCGGCTGA
- a CDS encoding DUF1176 domain-containing protein: MRLSTLSLTLAALAGSSFAVNAADGAYKEFKSWQVSCSQTLSCSMRQFISDNPISGLELQRSGLPEAPVALLISPSESALLEDEGELTVAISIDGGAPATFKDSEIAIDANAQALSLSGDFIGSGLIDSLKNGTTAKITISRSQMTAEGDVPLAGAAASLLFIDEFQKRVGHVDAMSAKGDKAPNPPPPVSDIRRFADFPETVRARFADGGECAETEEAMLDGNALAHKIAEEQTLYITPCGMGGAYNFPYAVFVEVYGTVSTLPFPTMQEGAPSAVTSAFNLSYDYEAKAFSAFFKGRGVGDCGTYNEWKFAKGAMGPQLVLVEEAFRDCPAEIDENEAVDPANWPKSWPLR, encoded by the coding sequence ATGCGTCTATCCACCCTGAGCCTCACGCTTGCCGCTCTGGCCGGCAGCTCCTTTGCCGTCAACGCTGCCGACGGCGCCTACAAGGAGTTCAAATCCTGGCAGGTGAGTTGCTCGCAGACGCTGTCCTGCAGCATGCGCCAATTCATCTCCGACAACCCCATCTCGGGCTTGGAGCTGCAGCGCAGTGGCTTGCCGGAAGCGCCCGTCGCGCTTTTGATTTCCCCTTCCGAGAGTGCTCTTCTTGAGGATGAGGGTGAGCTGACTGTTGCGATTTCGATCGACGGCGGTGCGCCAGCAACCTTCAAGGACAGCGAAATCGCGATCGACGCAAATGCGCAGGCTCTCTCGCTGTCCGGCGACTTCATCGGCAGCGGCCTCATCGACAGCCTGAAAAACGGCACAACGGCCAAGATCACCATTTCCCGCAGTCAAATGACTGCCGAAGGCGACGTCCCGCTTGCGGGTGCTGCCGCGAGCCTGCTGTTCATCGACGAGTTCCAGAAACGTGTCGGTCACGTCGATGCCATGAGCGCCAAGGGCGACAAGGCCCCGAATCCGCCGCCGCCGGTATCGGACATCCGCCGCTTCGCTGACTTCCCCGAAACAGTCCGCGCCCGCTTCGCCGATGGGGGCGAATGTGCGGAAACGGAAGAAGCCATGCTTGACGGCAACGCGCTTGCCCACAAAATCGCCGAGGAGCAGACACTTTATATTACGCCCTGCGGCATGGGCGGCGCCTACAACTTTCCCTATGCCGTCTTCGTGGAAGTCTATGGCACGGTATCTACACTGCCTTTCCCGACGATGCAGGAGGGCGCACCGAGTGCCGTCACCAGCGCCTTCAATCTGAGTTATGATTACGAGGCGAAGGCCTTCTCCGCCTTCTTCAAGGGACGCGGCGTGGGCGATTGCGGAACCTACAACGAATGGAAATTCGCAAAAGGCGCAATGGGCCCGCAACTCGTGCTCGTCGAGGAGGCGTTCAGGGACTGCCCGGCCGAGATCGACGAAAACGAGGCCGTTGATCCTGCAAACTGGCCGAAGTCCTGGCCTCTCCGATAA
- a CDS encoding PRC-barrel domain-containing protein, translated as MLQEKRNTAAGQDPYVKDTPSLIASDKVEGTAVYGRDGDRIGSIQRVILEKKGGRVAYAVLGFGGFWGIGDDYYPLPWEKLTYDESLDGYRIDLTKEQVEGAPRASDDSDEWYRNNGRSVYDYYGVPPYWI; from the coding sequence ATGTTGCAGGAAAAACGAAACACCGCCGCCGGCCAGGATCCTTACGTCAAGGACACCCCGAGCCTGATCGCCAGCGACAAGGTCGAAGGCACTGCCGTCTATGGCCGCGATGGTGACCGCATCGGCTCCATCCAGCGCGTTATCCTCGAGAAGAAGGGTGGACGCGTTGCCTACGCCGTCCTTGGCTTCGGCGGCTTCTGGGGAATTGGCGACGACTATTATCCGCTCCCCTGGGAAAAGCTCACTTATGACGAGAGCCTCGACGGCTATCGCATCGATCTGACCAAGGAACAGGTCGAGGGGGCACCGCGCGCCAGCGACGATAGCGATGAGTGGTATCGCAACAATGGTCGCTCGGTCTACGACTACTATGGTGTTCCGCCATACTGGATCTGA